The window ACTAATCGCCATAACTGTTGGCTTTTCTACCTCTTCAGGTAATGTAACACTATCTAACGCCGATTCTAGTTGGCGTTTCTTTTCATCCATATCTATGCCGTACTCATATTCCACTTGAACTTGAGAGACATTTGATGAGGAAGTTGAATACACAGCCTTTACATCTTCTAAACTTTCAATTGCTTTTTCCAATGGTACGGAAACATCATCCATCACTTGTTCGGGTGTTGCACCAGGATAAACTCCCATTACAATTAAATATGGGATCGAAATGTCTGGAATGGACTCCATTTTCATACGTGTAGCTGAATAAATTCCTGAAAACGTGATGATTAACGTAAGTAACCATACCGCTAATTTATTCTTTATTACGAAATTAACTAAACCGTTCACTGTTCCACCTTACCTTTCTTGACTTGTTAACTTTACCATTTTATAATAATGACTAATCGGTCAACTGTCAATTTAAAGGGGTATATAAAATTTATGACAAAAAAACAAATTATTATTGATGCTGCGATTGAATTATTTGCGGCCAAAGGAATCGAAGCAACATCTGTTCAGCAAATTACAGAGCACTGTGGCATTTCAAAGGGCGCTTTTTATTTATCCTTTAAATCAAAAGACGAATTAATCATCGCCATCATTGAATACTTTATGAGCAATATAATAAAGAATGTTGACCAATCAGTCAGTGAAACAATGAAGCGAACGGATAAATTACTTGTTTATTTTGTAAAAACGTTTACGATTCTTTCCGAATACACAGGATTTGCTGAAATTCTCATGCGAGAAAGATCAACGACAATAAGTGAAAAATTGATTGAAAAAGTGCAGTTTTTTGTTGAGATGTCGAATGCAAATTTAACAAAGCTGCTATTTGATGTTTTTGGAGAACAAATTGAAGGAAAGCAATATGATTTAGTCGTTGTCGTAAATGGCATGATTCAATCCTATGCGCATATGCTATTTGAAAACAAGCAGCATGTTGACATTCAAAAATTAGCAGAAACATTAGTTGAGAAAACGACCATTTTAGCTATGAATAGCCAGCTCGTTTTTTTGAAAAAACCGATAAATCATCCACATGCAAGTGAGCCAGTCTTTCCTGTTGAAGAAATTATTGAAGGGCTACAACAAGCATGTGCCTATTCATCCAATAAGATTGAAAAAGAATCCGTTCAATTATTAATCGAAGAACTTCAAAGTGAAATGACGCGCGCGCCCATTGTTTTAGGTTTAGTTTCCAATATTGAGAAGAATGATAAGTTTGATTGGTATTGCTATTTATTAAGAAAGCAGTTTCAATAGTTCGAGCATTGAATGGGGGTAAGCATTCCCCCCATCACACTTTTTTTACAAGAACGCAACAATCGCTTGAAGAACGGCTTTCGAATCTTCAAGCATACCTAAGTGACCTGTATTCGTTTTTACTTTTTGGACATGACGATTATACGTTTCAATCGGTTTTACCACAAGATCCTGCTCGCCTTCGATTATGAGCATAGGGCCCTCAATATTGGCAACGAGTTTACGCTGGTCTGTACGTGTCGTCATAGCTCCTAGAGCTGCAATTAACCCGTCAGATGTTGCTTCATAA is drawn from Solibacillus sp. R5-41 and contains these coding sequences:
- a CDS encoding TetR/AcrR family transcriptional regulator — its product is MTKKQIIIDAAIELFAAKGIEATSVQQITEHCGISKGAFYLSFKSKDELIIAIIEYFMSNIIKNVDQSVSETMKRTDKLLVYFVKTFTILSEYTGFAEILMRERSTTISEKLIEKVQFFVEMSNANLTKLLFDVFGEQIEGKQYDLVVVVNGMIQSYAHMLFENKQHVDIQKLAETLVEKTTILAMNSQLVFLKKPINHPHASEPVFPVEEIIEGLQQACAYSSNKIEKESVQLLIEELQSEMTRAPIVLGLVSNIEKNDKFDWYCYLLRKQFQ